In a single window of the Planctomycetota bacterium genome:
- the infA gene encoding translation initiation factor IF-1 yields MARDDDTLEMEATVVQALPNAMFKLRLDDPGGGGGSHEILGFVSGKMRKHFIRILPGDKVKVQMSPYDTTKGRIVYRQR; encoded by the coding sequence ATGGCCCGAGACGACGATACTTTGGAGATGGAGGCGACGGTCGTTCAGGCCTTGCCCAACGCGATGTTCAAGCTCCGCCTCGACGACCCAGGCGGCGGCGGTGGCTCGCACGAGATCCTTGGCTTCGTCAGCGGCAAAATGCGCAAGCACTTCATCCGCATTCTGCCCGGCGACAAGGTCAAAGTGCAGATGTCGCCCTACGACACGACCAAGGGCCGGATCGTCTACCGGCAGCGGTAA
- a CDS encoding TatD family hydrolase: MYVIQPHYHAIARTAQDYERMAMSGVVAVAEPAFWAGFDRDYPETFLDYFKQISEFEPTRAADYGIKHYCWLAVNPKEAENPGLTRRVLDEMPAFFEKPTVLGIGETGLHESTRNEIQSLEWHFQLALDHDQLVLIHTPHLDDKLHGTTKVLEVLDNFVRAGLDPARVWVDHVEEHTVRPVLDKGYWAGMTLSPLTKMTGERAADVIEMHGHERMLVNSSADWGPSDPFTLQACILECRRRGWSEQLLTEIFHNNPARFMGQNPKFDLKPIEVREKRDDQANSASQSLRAA; this comes from the coding sequence ATGTACGTCATCCAACCGCACTACCACGCGATCGCCCGCACCGCCCAGGACTATGAGCGGATGGCCATGAGCGGCGTCGTCGCCGTCGCGGAGCCCGCGTTCTGGGCCGGGTTCGATCGGGACTATCCCGAGACGTTCCTCGACTACTTCAAGCAAATCAGCGAGTTCGAGCCCACCCGCGCGGCCGACTACGGCATCAAGCACTACTGCTGGCTGGCGGTGAATCCGAAAGAGGCGGAGAACCCCGGCCTGACGCGTCGCGTCCTCGACGAGATGCCGGCCTTCTTCGAGAAGCCGACGGTCCTCGGCATCGGCGAGACCGGCCTGCACGAGTCGACCCGGAACGAGATCCAGAGCCTGGAATGGCACTTCCAGCTCGCCCTCGACCACGACCAGCTCGTCCTGATCCACACGCCGCACCTCGACGACAAGCTCCACGGCACGACGAAGGTCCTCGAAGTCCTCGACAACTTCGTCCGCGCCGGCCTTGATCCGGCGCGGGTCTGGGTCGACCACGTCGAGGAACACACGGTTCGACCGGTGCTCGACAAGGGGTACTGGGCCGGCATGACGCTCTCCCCGCTGACCAAGATGACCGGCGAACGCGCCGCCGACGTCATCGAGATGCACGGCCACGAACGGATGCTCGTCAACAGCTCGGCCGATTGGGGCCCATCCGACCCGTTCACGCTGCAGGCCTGCATTCTGGAGTGCCGTCGCCGCGGATGGAGCGAGCAGCTGCTCACCGAGATCTTCCACAACAACCCGGCACGGTTCATGGGCCAGAACCCGAAGTTCGACCTGAAGCCGATCGAGGTGCGCGAGAAGCGCGACGATCAGGCCAACTCAGCCAGTCAATCACTGCGAGCCGCATGA